Within the Pengzhenrongella sicca genome, the region CGACGGACAGCGTCGACGTGACGAGGCGCTCGCCGGCCCGGAGCGGTTCGCGCAGGACGGCGCACGCGCGCTCGCCGACTGCCACCGCCTCGGCCACGTCCGTGACCGAGGCGCACAGCACCGCGAACTCGTCGCCGCCCAGGCGGGCGAGGGTGTCGCCCGGCCGGATCACCGCCGCGAGCCGGTCGGCCGTCGCGCGCAGCAGGTCGTCCCCCGCTGCGTGGCCGAGCGAGTCGTTGATGACCTTGAACCGGTCGACGTCGCAGAACAGCACCGCCACCACGGCGCCCGTCCGCGTCGCCAGCGCGAGGGCGACCTCGAGCCGGTCGCGGAACAGCACCCGGTTCGGCAACCCCGTGAGGGCGTCGTGCGTGCCCGAGCGGTCGAGGGCACGCGCGGACTGGCGCTGATCGGTGATGTCGATGAGCGCGGCGCCGACGCCGATCGTCATCCCGCCGAGGCGCACGGGGAAGTAGCTGGACGTCCACTCGCGCCCGTCGGCGGTGAGCTCGACGCCGTCGACCGGCAGGCCAGAGCGCAGCACCCGCCGCAGGTTGAGCGCGAGGGCGGGTGTCGCGCGGGTGACCTCGGCCGCCGTCAGGCCGAGGTGCCCGGCGACGGGGAGCCCTGTCAGCGCGGCCATCGCGACGTTGAGCCGGCGGTACCGCAGGTCGGGGCCCCAGAACCCCAGCCCGACCGGCGCGGCGTCGACGAAGGTGTCGAGCAGCGCGAGCACCCGGTCCCGGTCCGCGACGGCGGCGCGGTACGCCGTCGCCGCGGCGTGGACGAACGCCGCGATGAGCCCGAGCGAGAAGGCGCGCACGAGCGCGACCGGCGCGGGTCCGTCCGCTGCGTCGAGCGGCACGAGCAGGAGGTAGACGACCGGCACGACGACGGCGACCAGCCGCCCGGCCCGCGGCGTGAGCACGAGGGGGTAGACGGCGACGACGACGAAGAACCACAGCAGAACGTAGCCGCTGCCCTCGTCGCCGAGGGCCATCAGGAGGTAGCCGAGCACGATGATCGTCGCGGCGCGCGCGGCGACGCTCGTCGGCGACCGCCACCCGCACAGCCCGGCGACGCCCAGTCCCGTCAGCACCGCCGCGGCGCCGGTGATCGGCGTGATCAGGCCGTCCGTGGCCTGGACCTGCACCGCGAGGGCGTGCACCGCGAGCGCGAGGCAGGTCAGCGGCTCG harbors:
- a CDS encoding putative bifunctional diguanylate cyclase/phosphodiesterase, which encodes MSAQPRDTGARRAAGAVADPRRPSVPQRLERLEPLTCLALAVHALAVQVQATDGLITPITGAAAVLTGLGVAGLCGWRSPTSVAARAATIIVLGYLLMALGDEGSGYVLLWFFVVVAVYPLVLTPRAGRLVAVVVPVVYLLLVPLDAADGPAPVALVRAFSLGLIAAFVHAAATAYRAAVADRDRVLALLDTFVDAAPVGLGFWGPDLRYRRLNVAMAALTGLPVAGHLGLTAAEVTRATPALALNLRRVLRSGLPVDGVELTADGREWTSSYFPVRLGGMTIGVGAALIDITDQRQSARALDRSGTHDALTGLPNRVLFRDRLEVALALATRTGAVVAVLFCDVDRFKVINDSLGHAAGDDLLRATADRLAAVIRPGDTLARLGGDEFAVLCASVTDVAEAVAVGERACAVLREPLRAGERLVTSTLSVGVTICLPGEQDATELLRDADVAMYQAKDAGRDGVAVFDPRLRSSAHERFELHGALRRAVSEGEITVAYQPVLALAGPADAGELGPGAVVGFEALARWHRPGHGDVSPAVFIPLAEDLGLIHALGDQVLRAACAAVRTWRDETGRPLTVAVNLSALQLAEAACVDRVVAALADTGLPADALQLEITESVLMSDVEHSTGQLAALRVLGLRVAIDDFGTGYSSLAYLRDLPIDILKIDQSFTRRLPGDGEMLDLIVRLARAIGATTVVEGVETREQLETVTRLGCDEAQGYYLSRPLGADAAAAYVHALRAAPRIG